In Chthonomonadales bacterium, a single genomic region encodes these proteins:
- a CDS encoding DUF4147 domain-containing protein: MSGIGEGTGAAREAALTVYRAALEAVRADRLVRVAMAREGDRLRIAGEEISLAEREHLYLIGAGKAAVAMAEAVEGVLGDRLAEGVVVTRHGYGRPLRCSRVIEAGHPAPDEGSLRGGEAVLALARRAGERDLVVCVLSGGASALLEAPREGITLADLRETTSLMLKAGAPIEDLNAVRACLSHVKAGGLARATRPARTICLVLSDVLGNPLDVIGSGPCLDVPVSPARAREAIRRHGLEGRLPPAIGTALARAEREDAPTSPPAVVRHVIVGDIWTAIDAAGVAATALGLRPCVLTGWLRGEAREVGRVFGAIARDLPRTAAAGGPGCYLAGGETTVTVRGDGVGGRSQELALAAAREMRATAGCVVLAAGTDGADGPTDAAGAVVDGATAGTGADAALARSDSYPFLQRAGALIRTGPTDSNVGDLVIVTGG, from the coding sequence GTGTCCGGCATCGGGGAAGGCACGGGCGCTGCCCGCGAGGCGGCGCTGACCGTCTACCGCGCCGCGTTGGAGGCCGTTCGGGCCGATCGGCTCGTGCGCGTGGCCATGGCCCGCGAGGGCGACCGCTTGCGCATCGCTGGCGAGGAGATCTCCCTGGCGGAGCGCGAGCACCTGTACCTGATCGGCGCGGGCAAGGCCGCGGTGGCGATGGCGGAGGCCGTCGAAGGGGTGTTGGGCGACCGTCTTGCCGAGGGCGTCGTGGTTACGCGCCACGGCTACGGCCGCCCACTGCGCTGCTCGCGCGTGATTGAGGCGGGCCACCCGGCGCCCGATGAGGGTTCGCTGCGCGGCGGCGAGGCGGTGCTCGCGCTTGCGCGTCGAGCCGGTGAGCGCGACCTGGTGGTGTGCGTCCTGTCGGGCGGAGCCTCGGCGCTCCTGGAGGCGCCGCGCGAGGGGATCACGCTCGCCGACCTGCGAGAGACGACCTCGCTCATGCTCAAGGCGGGAGCGCCGATCGAGGACCTGAACGCCGTGCGCGCCTGCCTGTCGCATGTGAAGGCCGGCGGGCTGGCCCGGGCCACGCGCCCGGCGCGCACCATCTGCCTGGTGCTCTCGGACGTACTCGGCAACCCGCTCGATGTGATCGGCTCCGGGCCCTGTCTCGATGTCCCGGTGAGCCCCGCGAGGGCGCGAGAGGCCATTCGGCGCCACGGGCTCGAGGGCCGGCTCCCGCCCGCCATCGGCACGGCGCTCGCGCGGGCGGAGCGCGAGGACGCCCCCACGTCGCCGCCGGCCGTGGTCCGTCACGTGATCGTGGGCGACATCTGGACGGCGATCGACGCGGCGGGCGTCGCCGCCACAGCGCTCGGGCTGCGGCCGTGCGTGCTGACCGGGTGGCTGCGGGGCGAGGCACGCGAGGTGGGCCGCGTGTTCGGCGCCATCGCGCGCGACCTGCCGCGCACCGCCGCCGCGGGCGGGCCGGGCTGTTATCTAGCCGGCGGCGAGACGACGGTCACGGTGCGCGGCGACGGCGTCGGCGGGCGGAGCCAGGAGCTGGCGCTCGCGGCGGCGCGCGAGATGCGCGCGACGGCGGGCTGCGTCGTCCTGGCCGCCGGCACCGACGGCGCCGACGGCCCGACGGACGCTGCCGGCGCCGTCGTGGACGGCGCGACGGCCGGGACGGGCGCCGACGCGGCGCTCGCCCGCAGTGATTCGTACCCGTTCCTCCAGCGGGCCGGCGCGCTGATTCGCACGGGGCCCACCGACAGCAACGTGGGCGACCTGGTGATCGTGACCGGTGGCTGA